The following coding sequences are from one Sardina pilchardus chromosome 16, fSarPil1.1, whole genome shotgun sequence window:
- the smtna gene encoding smoothelin — protein sequence MEAGPDAQAAPRSGPLTSEQLAAIDDEQTLNDMLDKTEDFEQRRMIRAALRDLLKRKREQRERERGSRQKDLRQQGVCPSGPAGSATKGQKAANGPSSPQQPQQKTTVKISAPSSSRPGPKSPVSPGSPSQAEPCFGEAAVPNSKHVKQMLLDWCRAKTEPYEGVSIRNFSSSWADGLAFCALVHRFFPEGFEYCTLDPYDRKANFEKAFKTAEKLGGCPALLDVDDLLRMKEPDWKCVYTYIQEFYRCLVEKGLVKTKKKTP from the exons ATGGAGGCGGGACCAGACGCTCAGGCAGCCCCACGCAGTGGCCCACTCACCAGCGAACAGCTTGCGGCCATCGATGACGAGCAGACCCTTAATGACATG CTGGACAAGACCGAGGATTTTGAGCAGAGGCGAATGATTCGTGCTGCACTGAGGGACCTGCTAAAGAGGAAACGAG AACAGCGCGAGCGTGAGCGCGGGTCGAGGCAGAAGGACTTGCGTCAGCAGGGCGTGTGTCCTAGCGGTCCGGCGGGGAGTGCGACTAAAGGCCAGAAGGCTGCTAATGGCCCCAGCTCTccccagcagccacagcaga AGACGACAGTCAAAATATCAGCACCCTCCTCATCCCGACCTGGCCCTAAGTCACCAGTCAG tCCAGGCAGCCCGTCCCAAGCTGAGCCCTGTTTCGGGGAGGCTGCCGTCCCCAACAGCAAGCACGTCAAGCAAATGCTACTGGACTGGTGCCGGGCTAAGACGGAGCCCTACGAG GGTGTCAGTATCCGCAACTTCTCGTCCAGCTGGGCGGATGGTTTGGCATTCTGCGCTCTAGTACACCGTTTTTTCCCAGAAGGCTTTGAGTACTGCACCCTTGACCCTTACGACCGCAAGGCCAACTTCGAGAAGGCTTTCAAGACTGCAGA AAAGCTGGGTGGCTGCCCTGCCCTGCTGGACGTGGATGACCTGCTGCGGATGAAGGAGCCCgactggaagtgtgtgtacacttaCATCCAGGAGTTCTACCGCTGCCTGGTGGAGAAGGGCCTGGTCAAGACCAAGAAGAAAACCCCGTAG
- the LOC134060026 gene encoding phosphatidylinositol 4,5-bisphosphate 5-phosphatase A, with translation MDPMQPNQSCSFSTRLSDPFSVAMSPASGLSSLPPPSFCPAPVPRTQQQAAARAMGLSPEAAEVAGAELCLPPPVSISRPRPTALGMGSAAGKALKNPESIPRPKASVSPLGSLGHTPMTPESSQPLAPPSSRSPQANRSPQASRSPQQMSPSQTALIPPPSNATFPHISSQPGAGVAPARNLPAQPSISPPPGPQPKPGHSYLGSQLRVSPEPQSSLSEGTKGRTDKAGMDADDFRVQIVTWNVGSAVPPDDITSLFGPNLSSGTIDMFVVGLQEMNSMINKRLKDVLFTDQWSDLCMETVSRFGYVLVTSQRMQGVLLLVFSKFCHLPFLRGVQTQSTRTGLGGYWGNKGGVSARMMVFGHPVCFLNCHLPAHMRNLEQRMEDFESILQQQQFEGGTAPGVLDHDVVFWFGDLNFRIEDYDIHVVKSAIDNSKLSLLWERDQLNMGKNSEPILEGFMESPLNFPPTYKFDVGTHTYDTSAKKRKPAWTDRILWRLRRTGSPVPSHNANLQRGLTSWLGGVTRVTQHSYRSHMGFTISDHKPVSAIFSLHFPFRVNVPLVTLEVEKEWTKVSDATVQFEVYSTFQRSSWDWVGLYKVGFKHHKDYVAYVWAKSDHLPQVTFAEEDLPREAGEYILGYYSHNMNSIVGVTEPFQVHLPVVSPPAAAPAAHSESSDESSEDDSTLVLLAPSSSRSPSPGTRSGKRSHHHHHHQRRQRSRSPAVPPPRSAASLSAASPLPGLQSLSLRPRDSHTRSPSPRAPPKSGSSSASSSCASKKERLVCQDSSPSPCSPISPLSPRSPVSPRGGAVTTPEALIVAMLGPAQVPPGPAADAGL, from the exons ATGGATCCAATGCAGCCGAACCAAAGCTGCTCGTTCTCCACGAGACTCTCTGACCCCTTCAGCGTAGCCATGTCTCCAGCCTCGGGGCTCTCCAGCCTGCCCCCACCCAGCTTCTGCCCGGCGCCTGTCCCAAGGACACAGCAGCAGGCCGCTGCCAGGGCCATGGGGCTCTCCCCGGAGGCTGCCGAGGTGGCCGGTGCGGAGCTGTGCCTGCCCCCTCCGGTCAGCATCAGCCGTCCGCGGCCCACGGCCCTGGGGATGGGCTCGGCCGCCGGCAAGGCCCTGAAGAACCCCGAGTCCATCCCCAGGCCCAAGGCCTCGGTGTCGCCGCTGGGCTCCCTGGGCCACACGCCGATGACCCCCGAGTCCTCGCAGCCCCTGGCTCCTCCGAGTTCCCGTAGCCCGCAGGCCAACAGGAGCCCGCAGGCCAGCAGGAGCCCGCAGCAGATGTCCCCGTCCCAGACCGCCCTCATCCCTCCCCCGAGCAACGCCACGTTCCCCCACATCTCGTCTCAGCCCGGTGCCGGGGTCGCCCCGGCCAGGAACCTGCCCGCCCAGCCCAGCATCAGCCCTCCGCCTGGCCCACAGCCCAAACCCGGTCATTCGTACCTCGGCTCTCAGCTCAGGGTCAGTCCCGAACCGCAGTCTTCGCTCTCAGAGGGCACCAAGGGGAGGACGGACAAAGCCGGCATGGACGCGGATGATTTCAG GGTCCAAATCGTCACATGGAATGTAGGATCAGCTGTGCCTCCTGACGACATCACTTCCTTGTTTGGGCCCAATCTGAGCAGCGGCACTATAGACATGTTCGTCGTGGG GCTGCAGGAGATGAACTCGATGATCAACAAGCGCCTCAAAGACGTGCTGTTCACCGACCAGTGGAGTGATCTGTGCATGGAGACCGTCAGTCGCTTTGGTTACGTGCTG GTGACGTCTCAGCGCATGCAGGGGGTCCTGCTGTTGGTCTTCTCCAAGTTCTGCCACCTGCCCTTCCTCAGGGGGGTCCAGACCCAGAGCACTCGCACAGGCCTGGGGGGCtactgg GGTAATAAGGGTGGAGTGAGTGCGCGGATGATGGTGTTTGGCCACCCGGTCTGCTTCCTGAACTGCCACCTGCCGGCGCACATGAGGAACCTGGAGCAGCGCATGGAGGACTTCGAGAGCATCCTACAACAGCAGCAGTTCGAGGGCGGCACGGCGCCAGGGGTGCTGGACCACGA CGTGGTATTCTGGTTTGGTGACCTGAACTTCCGCATTGAAGACTATGATATTCATGTGGTGAAGAGTGCCATTGACAACAGCAAGCTGTCTCTACTCTGGGAGCGAGATCAG CTCAACATGGGCAAAAACAGTGAGCCTATTCTGGAAGGTTTTATGGAGAGTCCACTCAACTTCCCTCCGACCTACAAGTTTGATGTGGGAACTCATACATACGACACAAG CGCTAAGAAGAGGAAGCCAGCGTGGACCGACCGCATCCTGTGGCGCCTCCGTCGGACCGGTTCGCCAGTGCCGTCCCACAATGCAAATCTGCAGCGCGGGCTGACGTCCTGGCTGGGTGGGGTTACCAGGGTGACGCAGCACTCCTACCGCAGTCACATGGGGTTCACCATCAGCGATCACAAGCCTGTTTCTGCCATCTTCTCTCTACAT TTTCCCTTCAGGGTCAATGTGCCTTTAGTAACACTTGAAGTTGAGAAGGAGTGGACTAAAGTGTCAGATGCAACTGTGCAATTTGAGGTGTACTCAACCTTCCAGAGAAGCTCCTGGGACTGGGTGGGCCTCTATAAG GTGGGGTTCAAACATCATAAAGACTATGTGGCATATGTGTGGGCCAAGTCTGATCATCTGCCTCAG gTAACTTTTGCAGAGGAAGATCTGCCCAGGGAGGCCGGAGAATACATCTTGGGATACTATAGCCACAACATGAACAGCATTGTGGGAGTGACGGAGCCCTTCCAG GTGCACCTGCCCGTGGTGAGCCCGCCGGCCGCGGCGCCCGCCGCCCACTCCGAGAGCTCGGACGAGAGCTCCGAGGACGACAGCACGCTGGTGCTGCTGGCGCCCAGCTCCTCGCGCAGCCCCAGCCCGGGGACGCGCTCGGGCAAGcgctcccaccaccaccaccaccaccagcgccGCCAGCGCAGCCGCAGCCCCGCCGTGCCGCCGCCGCGGTCCGCCGCCTCCCTCTCCGCCGCCTCGCCGCTGCCCGGCCTGCAGAGCCTCAGCCTGAGGCCCCGCGACTCCCACACGCGCAGCCCCTCGCCGCGCGCCCCCCCCAAATCCGGCTCCTcgtccgcctcctcctcctgcgcctccAAGAAGGAGCGGCTGGTGTGCCAGGAcagctccccctccccctgctcGCCCATCAGCCCCCTGAGCCCACGCAGCCCCGTGTCCCCCCGCGGTGGAGCCGTCACCACCCCGGAGGCGCTCATCGTGGCCATGCTGGGGCCGGCCCAGGTGCCCCCTGGTCCAGCTGCAGACGCAGGCTTATGA
- the slc35e4 gene encoding solute carrier family 35 member E4 isoform X2, which yields MIRTDGLSKSEATRRDNGTTPPQMLHLLSAVFVWLVTGTTISSLNKWIFAVYNFRYPLLLSALHMLTAIVVDYGLIKLQVIRHRGVGEQDLTASAKFKVFLLSLTFCASIAFGNVGLNYVQLSFAQMIYTTTPIFTLAISTLILGKQHHMLKYTAMMPICLGASFSIMGEVQFDQTGCLFVVAATMLRGVKTIQQSILLQEEKINSVFLLYLMSIPSFCILFVAALALENWAVLESPFSYDRHLWLFILLSCLGSVLYNLASCCVITLTSAVTLHILGNLNVVGNLLLSQLLFDSQLSALSCAGAALTLSGMLIYQNSEFIAGYLDARRARRAQESRADGDGETTDRDAAVAPLLDCCSRAQDEDSSLLTESQSGEESASAAEEETPVLDGTPEEERHEVKEETLDSHKDKLD from the exons ATGATCAGGACTGATGGCCTCTCTAAAAGTGAGGCGACTCGGCGGGACAATGGGACGACACCACCCCAGATGCTGCACCTTTTATCCGCTGTCTTCGTGTGGCTTGTGACGGGCACGACCATATCCAGCCTAAACAAATGGATATTTGCCGTGTACAACTTCAGGTATCCTCTGCTTCTGTCAGCGCTGCATATGCTCACAGCGATAGTGGTGGACTACGGACTGATCAAGCTGCAAGTCATCCGTCACCGAGGAGTCGGTGAGCAGGACTTGACAGCCAGCGCCAAGTTCAAGGTGTTCCTTCTGAGTTTGACTTTTTGTGCAAGCATCGCGTTTGGGAACGTGGGGCTCAACTATGTCCAGTTGTCTTTCGCACAGATGATCTATACCACCACACCAATTTTCACGTTGGCCATATCTACTCTCATCCTCGGAAAACAACACCACATGCTAAAGTACACCGCTATGATGCCAATCTGCCTCGGAGCCTCTTTCAGCATTATGGGCGAGGTCCAGTTCGACCAGACGGGCTGCCTTTTCGTTGTCGCCGCCACAATGCTACGAGGTGTTAAGACCATTCAACAAA gcaTCCTACTCCAGGAGGAGAAGATCAACTCGgtcttcctcctctacctcaTGTCCATCCCCAGCTTCTGCATCCTGTTCGTGGCCGCCCTGGCGCTGGAGAACTGGGCCGTGCTGGAGTCGCCCTTCAGCTACGACCGGCACCTGTGGCTCTTCATCCTGCTCAGCTGCCTGGGCTCGGTGCTGTACAACCTGGCCAGCTGCTGCGTGATCACGCTCACCTCGGCCGTCACGCTGCACATCCTGGGCAACCTGAACGTGGTGGGCAACCTGCTGCTCTCGCAGCTGCTCTTCGACAGCCAGCTGTCGGCCCTCAGCTGCGCCGGCGCCGCGCTCACGCTCTCCGGCATGCTCATCTACCAGAACTCCGAGTTCATCGCCGGCTACCTGGACGCGCGCCGCGCCCGGCGGGCCCAGGAGAGCCGGGCGGACGGGGACGGGGAGACGACGGACAGGGACGCGGCGGTCGCTCCGCTGCTGGACTGCTGCTCGAGGGCGCAGGACGAGGACTCCAGCCTGCTGACGGAGAGCCAGTCCGGGGAGGAGTCGGCGTCGGCAGCGGAAGAGGAGACGCCCGTCTTGGATGGAAcgccagaggaggagaggcatgaGGTGAAAGAGGAGACTTTAGACAGCCACAAGGACAAGCTGGACTGA
- the slc35e4 gene encoding solute carrier family 35 member E4 isoform X1, whose protein sequence is MNVLFLRYELRMCLPYRRKDAKNMIRTDGLSKSEATRRDNGTTPPQMLHLLSAVFVWLVTGTTISSLNKWIFAVYNFRYPLLLSALHMLTAIVVDYGLIKLQVIRHRGVGEQDLTASAKFKVFLLSLTFCASIAFGNVGLNYVQLSFAQMIYTTTPIFTLAISTLILGKQHHMLKYTAMMPICLGASFSIMGEVQFDQTGCLFVVAATMLRGVKTIQQSILLQEEKINSVFLLYLMSIPSFCILFVAALALENWAVLESPFSYDRHLWLFILLSCLGSVLYNLASCCVITLTSAVTLHILGNLNVVGNLLLSQLLFDSQLSALSCAGAALTLSGMLIYQNSEFIAGYLDARRARRAQESRADGDGETTDRDAAVAPLLDCCSRAQDEDSSLLTESQSGEESASAAEEETPVLDGTPEEERHEVKEETLDSHKDKLD, encoded by the exons ATGAATGTACTGTTTTTGCGATACGAACTCAGGATGTGTTTACCTTACAGACGCAAAGATGCAAAGAACATGATCAGGACTGATGGCCTCTCTAAAAGTGAGGCGACTCGGCGGGACAATGGGACGACACCACCCCAGATGCTGCACCTTTTATCCGCTGTCTTCGTGTGGCTTGTGACGGGCACGACCATATCCAGCCTAAACAAATGGATATTTGCCGTGTACAACTTCAGGTATCCTCTGCTTCTGTCAGCGCTGCATATGCTCACAGCGATAGTGGTGGACTACGGACTGATCAAGCTGCAAGTCATCCGTCACCGAGGAGTCGGTGAGCAGGACTTGACAGCCAGCGCCAAGTTCAAGGTGTTCCTTCTGAGTTTGACTTTTTGTGCAAGCATCGCGTTTGGGAACGTGGGGCTCAACTATGTCCAGTTGTCTTTCGCACAGATGATCTATACCACCACACCAATTTTCACGTTGGCCATATCTACTCTCATCCTCGGAAAACAACACCACATGCTAAAGTACACCGCTATGATGCCAATCTGCCTCGGAGCCTCTTTCAGCATTATGGGCGAGGTCCAGTTCGACCAGACGGGCTGCCTTTTCGTTGTCGCCGCCACAATGCTACGAGGTGTTAAGACCATTCAACAAA gcaTCCTACTCCAGGAGGAGAAGATCAACTCGgtcttcctcctctacctcaTGTCCATCCCCAGCTTCTGCATCCTGTTCGTGGCCGCCCTGGCGCTGGAGAACTGGGCCGTGCTGGAGTCGCCCTTCAGCTACGACCGGCACCTGTGGCTCTTCATCCTGCTCAGCTGCCTGGGCTCGGTGCTGTACAACCTGGCCAGCTGCTGCGTGATCACGCTCACCTCGGCCGTCACGCTGCACATCCTGGGCAACCTGAACGTGGTGGGCAACCTGCTGCTCTCGCAGCTGCTCTTCGACAGCCAGCTGTCGGCCCTCAGCTGCGCCGGCGCCGCGCTCACGCTCTCCGGCATGCTCATCTACCAGAACTCCGAGTTCATCGCCGGCTACCTGGACGCGCGCCGCGCCCGGCGGGCCCAGGAGAGCCGGGCGGACGGGGACGGGGAGACGACGGACAGGGACGCGGCGGTCGCTCCGCTGCTGGACTGCTGCTCGAGGGCGCAGGACGAGGACTCCAGCCTGCTGACGGAGAGCCAGTCCGGGGAGGAGTCGGCGTCGGCAGCGGAAGAGGAGACGCCCGTCTTGGATGGAAcgccagaggaggagaggcatgaGGTGAAAGAGGAGACTTTAGACAGCCACAAGGACAAGCTGGACTGA